A stretch of DNA from Cannabis sativa cultivar Pink pepper isolate KNU-18-1 chromosome X, ASM2916894v1, whole genome shotgun sequence:
TTAATTAACCTCAAATCATCATGCTTACATCACagaaattaacaataaaacacAGTAGTAACAACAGCCacaaattcatgcatgcatcataccatactttcttaaaacacaagaaaacacaaagagaagttataggtgatcaaaccttgacttggATTACACAAAGAGGAGATGAAAATCACAAGATTTGAGCAGAAAAaccccagccctagcagcccaagccttggccgaaaggagagagagagagcttgagagagttttgaaaattttctcttttttaaacttatgatttttttgtaaaatgaaaaatgaataaagACACCTAGCATATaacccatttcagccaaataaacaataaaataaccatttattttccaataataaaatcactaaaagacaaaatatcattggggcaaaaagaccattttgcccctccatactaaaaccacataaatcatactaaaggggtatttttgggaaattctaaattcccggccactcccgacattcccaatgtctaataaaccgtcccaaactactaacatactaagttgtgatttctactgagccaaacgccgggttccaaaataccgggcaccggaaatgcaaaatatgaaaactactgaatgacataaaaatgcatttctgaattccataaataacagtataataaattatttaaatagctataaataattttcataattaatcataattaactgctaatttccaaattaaactaagtggGCTTTACAAATCCGTTTTGTGCAGATGGCACCGTTGAGCTAATGGAATTGACAATGAGCAGAGCCAAGACTTATCTATTTTTTAGCAGATCCTTAATGAGCCAAAATAGAAGGATTTCAGTACCTCCAACCTTGCTAACTTTCAACTAGAAAAGGGGATCCACTTACACACATCTATCAGTTTCAGCAAAAGATGGCTCTAAAAACTGTAAGTTTGGTGAtcctatttaagttattctCTACTACCTTATAGGGGACGACTCTCACTTTGTTTAGAAAATTGTAGCCCAGATCTGTATCGAACTTCAAAGATCTTCGTAAACATTAAGTATCTAAACACGACTGTAACAGCTGTAATTACATCAAGCTTGAGTAAACATGTGACCGGAAAAGGCTTGTGAGATTTTAGCTTCATTTGCGGGGTAGGTAACTTTAAAATAGGTTCTGAGGATTTTTGAGACCGTAGAAACTACCGAGGAAGATGTACAACTCACCATGAAGCAAAAAAAATGATCAGGCGGTACAAGGCCCACTGCCACACTGTTAATTTTTTAATGTTGCATGACCATTACTTCCCAGCTGTGCCAATCATCTTCATCAAAATAGATTTGCAGATGCTAGATCTACCACATGAAGATGCGCGAGTAATTGATACCAATTTCATGTTGACTATCCTTATTCCTAGAGCCAAATCACCGGGAAAGAATATGGATGTATTTCTAAAGCCTTTGGTGGACGAATTAAAAGAATTGTAGGTGATTGGGGTCGATACAAGAGATGCTACTACCAATTCAATGTTTAAGATGCATGCAACTCTGTTGTGGACTGTGAATAATTTTGTTACTCGCAATAGCTTATCTGGGTGGAGTGGTCAAGGTTACAAAGCTTGTACTACATGTAACGAAGAAACTTGTTTCATGAGAGTGCTCGGTAAGACCTCCTATGTTGGCCATACAAGATTTTTTCCGTCTAATCATCGAATGAGATATGATTGCGCATTCGATGGATCAATTGAGAAGAGACGTCCTCCTAGAAGATATACATGTGAGGAGATATTAGAAAAAGTAAAGACCCTACCAAGTAAAGTTGTTGGAAAACACATGTCTTTTAGTTATGTGAAACAAAAAAGTGGCGAGGATACAAGTAATTGGAGGAAAAAAAAGCATATTTTATGAACTTTAATATTGGAGTTCAAATGAGTTGAAGCGTAACATAGATGTCATACATATTGAGAAGAAAGTATGTGACAGTATTCTTGGCACACTTTTAGATAATGACAAATCGAAAGACACCCTTAATGCAAGACGTGATTTGCAAAATCTAGGTGTGCGGCAGTCATTATGGATCTACGAAGATACTAATAAAAAGTTAATGAAGCCTCATGCTCCTCATGTGCTGACTATTGAAGAAAGACAAGAGTTTTGTCAATTTCTGAAGGGAGTTAAATTGCCAGATGGGTTTTGTTCTAACCTTAAGAAGAAGGTAAACAAAAAAGACACAAATATTGTTGGATTAAAGTCTCATGATTTCCATGTGATAATGCAGCGATTACTCCCAATTTGTGTTGACAAGTTTTTTGGATAAGAGAACATGAGGTACCATCATAGAACTTTTCCAATTATTCCAAATGTTATGTTCAAGGACAGTAAATGTGAAGGATTGGAAAAGGCTCAAGAAGATCTCATTCATATATTGTGTAAGATGGAGTTGATCTATCCTCTGTCCTTTTTCGATATTATGATCCATTTAGTGCTACATTTTTCAAAAGAAGTTATAATGGGCGGCCCAGTATTTTATGAGATTGATGTACCCTTTTGAAAGGtacatgaaaaaattaaaaaattatgtcaAAAATAAGGGATATCGactaaaccacctgaactttacggtttgtaacacttaaccacaaaaatcgaaatttggcggctaaactacctaaaccctggttCGGTTTTGCTCTGGACACCTCCATCCAAAAATCACAATTAAGTGCCatggtggactgtccacgtctacacacttgtacacgtgacaattttttagtggtccacgtaatattaattttaaaaaataattataaatattaaaaaaatcaaaaatcaaaaaaaaaataaaaataaaaatactttttttactttttttttctttttcctttcctttcctttttttttcttttcttcttcttcttcttctttcttcttttcctACAGACCAAGCCCTCACAGAACTCCCAGCCCTCTTCGACCCCCTTGTGCCCCTTGTGCGACGTCGACCAACCCCGACGACCACTTCGACCCCCTTGTGTGACGTCGACCAAACCGAGGTACACCTTCTCTTTGATTTGAAATTGAATAGGCCCCTGCGATTTAGGGTTTAAGCTCTCCCTGCTTCCCCTCTCCAATGGCTTCTTCCATTTCATCCCTTTACAAACCCTAGCCAACAAATATTCATaatctttatatttatttattatttttcagtttCAATATTtcgatttagggtttagggatttCTTCTATTGATTCTGTGTTTAGCCATAGCAGATGCATTAGATAGTTACTACAAGTATAAAGACCCAAAACAACCCATAAATGTTCGAATAAATGACTTACTGAAGCGTATGACTATGGAGGAAAAGATTGGGCAAATGACACAAATTGACAGAAATGTTGCTTCCAATGAGGTCATGAAGAAGTACTTTATTGGTAATAAAACACAAAAGCAACAACACTATCTTTGTTCTATTTTTTGTTTCCATTGAAAACACACATAACTAAGTAAATTGATTGCAGGTAGTGTATTGAGTGGAGGAGGAAGTGTTCCTTCTAAGAAAGCTTCACCAGAAGCTTGGATTGACATGGTTAATGATTTTCAAAAGGGAGCTTTATCTACATGTCTTTTCATTCCAATGATTTATAGAGTTGATGCTGTTCATGGCCATAACAATGTCTACAAAGCCACCTTCTCCTTGATTTATTTACTATATGGCTTATTTGTTTTCCAATTATGGTAGAATTAGAGGTCGAGAGAGGTTGCCGAAGTTGGTCGACGTCACACAAGGGGGTCGGGGGTGGTTGGGGCTGATCGCCGGGGTTGGTCGACGTCGCACAAGGGGCACAAGGGGGTTGCAGACGGCTGGGAGTTCTGTGAGGGCTGGGTCTataggaaaagaagaagaaaaaaaaaagaaaaagaaaagaaaagaaaaggaaaaagaaaaaaaaaagtaaaaaaaatattttattttttttctgattttttaatttttttttttaaatatttataattattttttaaaattaatattacgtggatcactaaaaaattaccacgtgtacaagtgtgtacacgtcaacagtccaccgtggcacttaactgtgatttttggacggaggtatgcagagcaaaacggaaccagggtttaggtagtttagctgcCAAAATttcagtttttgtggttaactgttacaaaccgtaaagttcaggtggtttagccgctaATATCTCCAAAAATAAAGCTCGTCCAGAAGGGTCCATCGCTAAATTATATGTTGTGGATGATGTTTTGACATTTTTTTCCATGTACTTCAAAGGCATACAAATAAGATTATTTAATTATCTTGATCGTAATGTGGATACACCTTTTTTCCCTAATCACCTAACCGTGTTTGAATCCCAATGTCATCCACTTGGAAAGCAAATCATAATTTCATTTGATGATAAATATCGAAAGAAAGCTGAGTGGTTCATATTGCATAATTGTTCTCAAATCGATCCTTATATGGAGTAAGTTAATAAATGTCTATTACGTTAATGcttagtatatttaattaacaCATCAATTTGTAACAATTTGTTTTCTACATTAGGGAACACTTCAATGAGATTCGACAGAGGGATGGAGTTTCTAACCATAATCTTTTACATGAGAAAGAATTTCCCAAATGGTTTCATGCAAAGGTAATTATTGCCTTACAGTTGTAGACTTTGAACTAAATTGTTCTAAATTCTCAAATTTATGTTAGAATATTTTACTATCTGCAAATGCACGAACTAAATCATCTCGGATCTTTAGAGCATGGTGATGAACTGCTAGCTCTGGCATCTGGGTATGATATTGTGGTTTACTCTTATCCAGTGTGTACAATGAATGGGGTTCGATTTGTTACACTcaaaagagataaaaaaaaaatacttaactCAAAATAGTGGTGCGTCTATTAAGGGGACAAATTTTTTTGACTATTACGGTAAACTTTTAGAAATTTTGCATCTGTCTTTTGGTGTAAATGGTTCAACAAAGATCCTAGAAGGAAAAAGAATAATTACCAAAAATAACATCACTAGCATAAAAGTGAGTAGTGTATGGTATGAAGATGAGCTATACATTCTGGCCAATCAAGCGAAACAAGTTTTCTTAGTGGATGATTTGGTTAAAAGTCGAAATTGGAGGGTTGTCCAAGATGTGAATCATCACCAACTTTGGGACAAAATTGTAGATGGCACCGATGACAACGATGATGTTGACATTGATATTGTACATGAAACAAACTCATCAAATTTTTCACTATTCCTTGAATGTGCAACAAACTAATCATCCACCAACAATAATTATTGATGTCCCTAAAAGTTTATCGATAGTTGTAGATGACGATGATATTGAAGATaaagatgaagatgaaaaaatcTTAGATGCAGAGGATGACATACTTGTTGATGATGCTTTTGATGATGATTCAAATTATGTGTCACCATCCCCACGAATAGACTCAAATTCGATTAGTGATGATGATAGTGACTATTGTATTTAGTTATATTATtctcaaaattaaattatattttgaactTTTGTTATAGTAATGGATGGtgtgtttttttaatataatatttattatatttatggtGACAATTTAATAAGGTGGTATATTTTTTAGTATAATATCGACAGATGTTGCTAGATACTATGAGGTAATGGTAGGGGTGAGGGCCCACTAGATCCTACTAGGATTCCCACCGATTGTGAGTTTGCTTCTGAAGCTTCTGAAGATGAAAATGagatttctaattttttgacaAAGAGGAAACGTGATTGTAATGTccttaataaattagacgaccaaaagaaaaatatttcagtGCTGCTACTTCTTTTGTGTGACGTTCGTGCTATTAAAATAGTTGGAGTGAGAGTGGCGCTTTTTTCTCGTTTGATTGGGAGAGAGATTAGAATTTAACGTCTCAGGATATTATGGTAGCTGGAAAAAAATCTTAAGGATGAATCATGATGCAGTCTTCAACAAACTtcggataaaaaaaattatattgaattttttcttaCTCGCGattattatgttgctaatttagTTTTTAAACCAGTATTATTTCAATATCAACAAAAATGAATATTTTGAGATAATTACAAATATTGCATGGACTGAAATAGCATATAGATATAAGAAATGCAAGTTGTTAAGACATgcacattttaaaaaatactacaaAAAAATTGCTGATTTTGATAATGTTGTTGCCCACCTGCCTAGTGATTTTACTCCAGAGGATATTGGCTTCCTCTTTGTAAGTTTTTACCAGTCTAGAGTTTATTGCTCGTTCTAAAATAAAcgttgaaaatagaaaaaaaaaaaaagatgtggTAACCTACAACACAGGGATCGAAATCTATGGCTTAGAGTTATTAattaagttattaaattttacaatttttaatttttttaatttctcttaGAAGAGTAAGAGTTACATTGAGACTTGGAAGGATGTTCATACCTCAAAAAGAAcaaatatatttgttaatttattggTTGCACAAAGATATGTAAGTAATTATTCATAtgttataaataaaatactCTTTTACATATGTTTATAATGCTTTCTGACTTGTATTCTTAAAATAGGGTGGGCTACTTTCCACTTATAAAAAATGAGCCAATACTCCTGACATTGAACCTGTTGAGGAGATTGAAATGAGCGTACCCATTGAAGTACTTGGTGAATGGCGTGGTGATCACCGAGGAGTGGTGATAAAATTAAAGGAACAATCTTCATCACAGTGCACACAACCTATTCATACTCAAGATATGCTTATGGATCCCAGAGTGTAGCGTCAATTTGAAAAATTGACAAGAAAAATATTATGGATTTCTCAAAGGTTGGGACCTGATGTTCGTCTACCTAGTAAAGAGGAGTTATTCGGGATGCCAATGCCTCCAACACAGACGTTTCAACCTCAAATGTCTGGAGGTGGGTCTGCTTTATCTTCAGAGCCCGGGACTTCCCAATATCACCAAACGCAGCAGAGTACTATTCTATTTATGTATCCTTTATCATCACCTCAGCAAATGTCCCTTTTTCCTTGGTTGTCATCACTGATGTCGCAGCTGTAGGTAAATTATATACAACAAACAATCACCACAGATTTAGCAACAACCTTTGATGCAACAAACACCACATATACAGATGTAGCAGACACCATAGATACAGATGCAGCAGCAGCCTTTTATGCAACACACACTACAGATGCAACAGTTGCCTTCCATGCAACACACACCATAGATGTAGCAACAAAGACCACAGATGCAGCACCACCAGATGCATTTGATGCAGCAAATGGCGCATATTTAACATGTGACATTTGCAATAGATGCTTTTTATGCAGCAGACACCGCATATGCAACAGATGCCTTCGATGCTATCGATGTAACATATACCACTATAGTCTCAGATGCAGCAGTCGTCACTGATGATATTAATGCAGCAGATGCCACACATACAACAGTCGTACTACTCGCAAATGCCATAAGTGTCTCATACTCTACAACAATAGACTTTTAGTGACACGCACAAAAGTGCGGGTTACTAAAGAGTTAGGAGtaatttttagtgacatgcaCAATTAGACTCTAAATATTTGGGGTTAGTCTTATGTATTGTGCGTCACTAAAAAGTAAAACCCaaaattatttgatttttgtcaatttaaaaaatattggtcTATAGTGACACGCCAGGCGTGACTGGGTATATATGTCCCGACCCACTTGTCGCGTCACTATATCataatcttaattatttttaatataaa
This window harbors:
- the LOC133032664 gene encoding uncharacterized protein LOC133032664, with the translated sequence MTMEEKIGQMTQIDRNVASNEVMKKYFIGSVLSGGGSVPSKKASPEAWIDMVNDFQKGALSTCLFIPMIYRVDAVHGHNNVYKATFSLIYLLYGLFVFQLW